Proteins found in one Candidatus Eisenbacteria bacterium genomic segment:
- a CDS encoding M42 family metallopeptidase, which translates to MAVSRSSHLDSLLPALSEAYGPPGRETGIRAALKRALKGAGLVREDALGNVHLHIAGKGPRLLLTAHMDAPGLIVTRVDPSGLARVSILGQTSAVDWVGATVTLDGTARGVVGWDRPKDPKETREIEPEALYLETGLRQRQAPKRIEVGAVGALLDRAERLGELWHGGNLDNRAGCAAILAAVRGTRGIRSDLHVVFSAQSDLGARGAATSAFGIDPDVAVVLDVAFVGESRGPGDIALGKGPCLGLKEEGYLPHPAALALVKRAAKTARVPHQWLIRESGGSDARAVRASRSGVPTALVAIPARRPGGPRVLIHASDLEETVKLLRGIVTTPYTGEKGSR; encoded by the coding sequence ATGGCCGTGAGCCGATCCTCCCATCTCGATTCGCTGCTCCCGGCATTGAGCGAGGCGTACGGCCCGCCGGGGCGCGAGACGGGAATCCGCGCCGCATTGAAGCGCGCTCTCAAGGGCGCGGGGTTGGTGCGCGAGGACGCGCTTGGAAATGTGCACCTTCATATCGCGGGCAAAGGGCCGCGGCTCCTCCTGACGGCCCACATGGACGCGCCCGGGCTGATCGTCACGCGCGTGGACCCCTCTGGGCTCGCGCGGGTGTCCATCTTGGGCCAGACCTCCGCGGTGGATTGGGTCGGCGCCACGGTGACGCTGGACGGCACCGCCCGCGGCGTGGTCGGCTGGGACCGCCCCAAGGACCCGAAGGAGACGCGCGAGATCGAGCCCGAGGCGCTTTACTTGGAAACGGGCCTGCGCCAGCGGCAAGCGCCGAAACGCATCGAGGTCGGCGCGGTGGGCGCGCTGCTCGACCGGGCGGAGCGGCTGGGCGAGCTCTGGCACGGCGGCAATCTGGATAACCGCGCGGGGTGCGCCGCGATTCTCGCGGCGGTCCGGGGCACGCGTGGGATTCGGAGCGACCTCCACGTTGTCTTCAGCGCCCAGTCGGATCTCGGCGCGCGCGGCGCGGCGACGAGCGCCTTCGGGATCGACCCCGACGTGGCGGTGGTCCTGGACGTGGCCTTCGTGGGAGAATCGAGGGGACCGGGTGACATCGCGCTCGGGAAGGGGCCGTGCCTCGGGCTCAAAGAGGAAGGGTATCTCCCCCACCCGGCGGCGCTCGCCCTGGTGAAGCGCGCTGCGAAGACTGCGCGGGTACCGCACCAGTGGCTCATCCGCGAATCGGGCGGGAGCGACGCGCGCGCGGTGCGCGCCTCGAGGTCGGGAGTGCCGACCGCGCTCGTCGCGATCCCGGCGCGAAGGCCCGGCGGCCCGCGCGTCCTGATCCACGCGTCGGATCTCGAAGAGACCGTCAAGCTCCTGCGAGGGATCGTGACGACCCCCTACACCGGAGAGAAAGGTTCCCGATGA
- a CDS encoding M42 family metallopeptidase, with amino-acid sequence MAGARGAEVNGNGAPRFQEGILEAISNAPGVSGGEEAVRAILTEVARERVDSLEVDPMGSLVARIEPASRPRGAGKPRGARRAGRGPHVMLCAHMDEVGLMVTAVEKEGRLRFRRVGGIDPRILPGQAFRIGPRAVPGVIGALPPHLVPRADRDKVTLAEDLYLDIGAGSREEAEEQVSVGEYAAFDTTYEGWGTTRKGKAFDDRAGCAVLASLIQRRPPVPVTAVWSVQEEVGLRGAAAAARRVGPDLAIVLEGTASGEAPGSPPEEQYPFMGRGPALTIQDRSLMAHARLLDSIQTTAKRHRVPTQWKRPGVGGTDAGRIAISGAGVPSAVVSVVCRYIHAPAAYLDVRDAQRAVTLIWHTLETLRKEWP; translated from the coding sequence ATGGCGGGCGCTCGAGGTGCTGAAGTGAACGGCAACGGAGCGCCCCGCTTCCAGGAAGGAATTCTCGAGGCGATCTCGAACGCCCCCGGCGTGAGCGGAGGCGAGGAGGCTGTCCGCGCGATCCTCACCGAGGTCGCGCGCGAGCGCGTCGATTCCCTGGAGGTCGACCCGATGGGAAGCCTCGTCGCGCGAATCGAGCCGGCGAGTCGCCCCCGGGGCGCGGGAAAGCCCCGCGGCGCGCGGCGCGCGGGCCGGGGTCCGCACGTGATGCTTTGCGCGCACATGGACGAGGTCGGCCTCATGGTGACCGCGGTGGAGAAGGAGGGCCGGCTCCGGTTCCGGCGCGTCGGCGGGATCGACCCGCGGATTCTGCCCGGCCAAGCGTTCCGGATCGGACCGCGCGCCGTGCCCGGGGTGATCGGCGCGCTGCCGCCCCATCTCGTTCCGCGCGCGGACCGCGACAAGGTCACGCTCGCCGAGGACCTCTACCTCGACATCGGCGCCGGCTCGCGCGAGGAAGCGGAGGAACAGGTCTCGGTGGGTGAATACGCCGCCTTCGATACGACGTACGAGGGGTGGGGCACCACGCGGAAGGGAAAGGCGTTCGACGACCGCGCCGGATGCGCCGTGCTCGCGAGCCTGATCCAGAGGCGCCCGCCGGTGCCTGTGACCGCGGTCTGGAGCGTCCAGGAGGAGGTCGGCCTTCGCGGGGCGGCCGCGGCCGCGCGGCGCGTCGGCCCCGACCTCGCGATCGTGCTCGAGGGGACCGCCTCAGGCGAGGCGCCGGGCTCGCCCCCCGAGGAGCAGTATCCCTTCATGGGCCGCGGGCCGGCCCTGACCATCCAGGATCGCTCGCTCATGGCGCACGCGCGGCTCCTCGATTCGATCCAGACAACCGCGAAGCGGCACCGCGTCCCGACGCAGTGGAAACGCCCCGGCGTGGGCGGCACCGACGCGGGCCGCATCGCCATCTCGGGCGCCGGGGTCCCGTCCGCGGTCGTCTCGGTTGTCTGCCGCTACATCCACGCGCCCGCGGCCTATCTCGACGTGCGCGACGCGCAACGGGCCGTCACCTTGATCTGGCACACCCTCGAGACCCTGAGAAAGGAATGGCCGTGA
- the nuoL gene encoding NADH-quinone oxidoreductase subunit L, whose protein sequence is MGLTLLWLVPLFPLLGAILNGVSAGKLPRKAVSAIGVGSVGLSFAIAIACFSELLALPPEARRVTQGLFTWVQSGDFHAEVRYALDPLGAVMMLVVTGVGFLIHVYSTGYMGHEQAYGRYFSYLNLFTFSMLTLVLADNFLLMFLGWEAVGLCSYLLIGFWYQRPAAAEAGKKAFIVNRIGDWGFLLGIFLIFVTFGTVDFATVFAQAPQRLAMGSALATTIALLLFLGATGKSAQLPLYVWLPDAMEGPTPVSALIHAATMVTAGVYMVARCHILYLLSPVALQTVAIVGALTALFAATIGLVQNDIKRVLAYSTISQLGYMFLGCGVGAFASGIFHLMTHAFFKALLFLGAGSVIHALSGEQNLWRMGGLRRHLRRTHITFLIGTLAIAGVFPLAGFFSKDEILYQTWLRGGPLLWCAGVVGAFLTAFYMFRLYFLTFHGPSRVPEGAKQHLHESPNSMTIPLMLLAVLSAIGGFVQVPLLAGGQRLDRFLEPVFADAADLTPAAHAANAAGAEAGLMAISLAVALVGIFVAYKFYVADPDLPRRLAEQMRGAYRLVFNKYWVDEMVDSWVVQPLYRGSVRLWERFDAAVIDGAVNGVGRQIERGAGLLRLAQVGYVQVYALILTLGAVVVIGYLALR, encoded by the coding sequence GTGGGACTGACCCTCCTCTGGCTCGTGCCGCTCTTCCCGCTCCTGGGCGCCATCCTGAACGGGGTGTCCGCCGGGAAGCTGCCGCGGAAGGCGGTGAGCGCGATCGGAGTCGGCTCGGTGGGGCTTTCGTTCGCGATCGCGATCGCGTGCTTCAGCGAGCTGCTCGCGCTTCCGCCCGAAGCGCGCCGCGTGACGCAGGGGCTCTTCACCTGGGTCCAATCGGGAGACTTCCACGCCGAGGTTCGGTACGCGCTGGATCCCCTCGGCGCCGTGATGATGCTCGTCGTGACCGGCGTCGGCTTCCTGATCCACGTCTACTCGACCGGTTACATGGGCCACGAGCAGGCGTACGGCCGGTATTTCTCGTACCTGAATCTCTTCACGTTCTCGATGCTCACGCTGGTCCTCGCGGACAACTTCCTCCTCATGTTCCTGGGGTGGGAGGCTGTGGGGCTCTGCTCCTATCTCTTGATCGGGTTCTGGTACCAGCGGCCCGCGGCCGCCGAAGCGGGGAAGAAGGCCTTCATCGTGAACCGCATCGGCGACTGGGGATTCCTGCTCGGGATCTTCCTGATTTTCGTCACCTTCGGCACCGTCGATTTCGCGACCGTGTTCGCGCAGGCGCCGCAGCGGCTCGCGATGGGGAGCGCGCTCGCGACCACGATCGCGCTGCTTCTGTTCCTCGGCGCGACCGGGAAGAGCGCGCAGCTTCCGCTCTACGTCTGGCTGCCCGACGCGATGGAGGGGCCGACTCCGGTAAGCGCGCTCATCCACGCCGCTACCATGGTGACCGCGGGCGTCTACATGGTGGCCCGCTGCCACATCCTCTACCTGCTTTCCCCGGTGGCGCTCCAGACGGTCGCGATCGTGGGGGCCCTGACCGCGCTCTTTGCGGCCACGATCGGCCTCGTGCAAAACGACATCAAGCGGGTGCTCGCCTACTCGACGATCAGCCAGCTCGGCTACATGTTCCTGGGCTGCGGGGTGGGCGCGTTCGCTTCGGGGATCTTCCATCTGATGACCCACGCCTTCTTCAAGGCGCTCCTGTTCCTCGGCGCCGGAAGCGTGATCCACGCGCTTTCGGGGGAGCAGAATCTCTGGAGGATGGGCGGGCTCCGGCGCCACCTTCGGCGGACCCACATCACGTTCCTGATCGGCACGCTGGCGATAGCGGGCGTGTTCCCGTTGGCGGGCTTCTTCAGCAAGGACGAGATCCTGTATCAGACCTGGCTCCGCGGGGGACCCTTGCTCTGGTGCGCGGGCGTGGTCGGCGCCTTTCTGACCGCGTTCTACATGTTCAGGCTCTATTTCCTCACCTTCCACGGTCCCTCGCGCGTGCCCGAGGGGGCGAAGCAGCACCTTCACGAATCCCCGAACAGCATGACGATCCCGCTCATGCTTCTCGCGGTCTTGAGCGCGATCGGTGGGTTCGTGCAGGTTCCGCTCCTGGCCGGCGGGCAGCGGCTCGACAGGTTCTTGGAGCCGGTCTTCGCCGACGCGGCGGATCTCACACCGGCGGCGCACGCGGCCAACGCGGCGGGAGCCGAGGCCGGTCTCATGGCCATCTCGCTCGCGGTCGCCTTGGTGGGGATCTTCGTTGCGTACAAGTTCTACGTTGCCGACCCGGACCTCCCGCGGCGGCTCGCGGAGCAGATGAGGGGAGCCTACCGGCTCGTCTTCAACAAGTACTGGGTGGACGAGATGGTTGACTCCTGGGTGGTACAGCCCCTCTACCGTGGCTCGGTGCGGCTCTGGGAGCGGTTCGACGCCGCGGTGATCGACGGGGCGGTGAACGGAGTGGGCCGGCAGATCGAGCGCGGCGCGGGCCTCTTGAGGCTCGCCCAGGTCGGCTACGTGCAGGTCTACGCGCTCATCCTCACGCTCGGGGCGGTGGTCGTGATCGGCTACCTGGCGCTCCGATGA
- the nuoE gene encoding NADH-quinone oxidoreductase subunit NuoE gives MLSPEARQRIESLKAVYETHQSALIPALHVAQEDQGWLSEETQREVASILGLTAQAVRQVVTFYTMFQQKPVGRHLIQVCRNLSCSLLGGQRLQKQIQDKLGLEDGETTQDGRFTYVSVECLGSCGTAPVLMVNDRYYENVTPQQVDRLLEELK, from the coding sequence GTGCTGTCGCCGGAGGCGCGCCAGAGGATCGAGTCGCTCAAAGCGGTCTATGAGACCCACCAATCCGCGCTCATCCCCGCGCTTCACGTTGCCCAGGAAGACCAGGGCTGGCTGAGCGAAGAGACGCAGCGCGAGGTGGCCTCGATCCTGGGGCTCACGGCTCAGGCGGTCCGCCAGGTCGTCACCTTCTACACCATGTTCCAGCAGAAGCCGGTCGGCCGCCATCTCATCCAGGTGTGCCGGAATCTTTCCTGCTCGCTTCTCGGCGGACAGAGACTCCAGAAGCAGATCCAGGACAAGCTCGGCTTGGAGGACGGCGAGACCACTCAGGACGGACGCTTCACGTACGTCTCCGTCGAATGCCTCGGCTCGTGCGGCACCGCGCCGGTACTCATGGTGAACGACCGGTACTACGAAAACGTCACGCCTCAACAAGTCGATCGGCTTCTGGAAGAGCTGAAGTAG
- the nuoH gene encoding NADH-quinone oxidoreductase subunit NuoH — MDAAFLIASAVKVLIVLGFVLIAVPFIVWMERKVIGHMQDRIGPQRVGPFGLLQTIADGIKLFFKEDIIPGQADRVVFFLAPALSVITAFVALSVVPFGDKVTVFGREVPLHIADVNVAILWVLGTTSMGVYGIVLGGWASNSKYPLLGGLRSSAQMISYELAQGISLVGVILMTGTLSLAGIVRQQEHMWFIVPQFFAFVIFLLCGIAETNRAPFDLPEAETELVAGFHTEFSSMKFALYFLAEYANMMVVSAVAISVFFGGWHGPILPPVVWFLIKLSLFLFFFVWLRATFPRLRYDQLMAFGWKVLLPLSLLNLAVTAVVVALTG; from the coding sequence GTGGACGCCGCGTTCCTGATCGCATCGGCGGTCAAGGTCTTGATTGTCCTGGGATTCGTGTTGATCGCGGTTCCCTTCATCGTGTGGATGGAGCGGAAGGTGATCGGCCACATGCAGGACCGAATCGGGCCCCAGCGCGTGGGGCCGTTCGGGCTTTTGCAGACGATCGCCGACGGCATCAAGCTCTTCTTCAAGGAGGACATCATCCCCGGCCAGGCGGACCGGGTCGTTTTCTTCCTCGCGCCGGCGCTCTCCGTGATCACCGCCTTTGTGGCGCTGAGCGTCGTGCCCTTTGGCGACAAGGTCACGGTGTTCGGTCGTGAGGTGCCTCTCCACATCGCCGACGTGAACGTCGCGATCCTCTGGGTCCTGGGAACGACCTCGATGGGCGTGTACGGAATCGTGCTCGGCGGCTGGGCCTCGAACAGCAAGTACCCCCTCCTGGGGGGGCTTCGTTCCTCGGCGCAAATGATCTCCTACGAGCTGGCTCAGGGCATCTCGCTCGTGGGCGTGATCCTCATGACCGGGACGCTCAGCCTTGCGGGGATCGTGCGGCAGCAGGAGCACATGTGGTTCATCGTGCCGCAGTTCTTCGCGTTCGTGATCTTCCTCCTCTGCGGCATCGCCGAGACGAACCGCGCACCGTTCGACCTGCCGGAGGCGGAAACCGAGCTGGTGGCCGGCTTTCACACCGAGTTCTCGTCGATGAAGTTCGCGCTCTACTTCCTCGCGGAGTACGCGAACATGATGGTGGTCTCGGCGGTCGCGATCTCCGTTTTCTTCGGTGGATGGCACGGACCGATCCTTCCACCCGTGGTCTGGTTTCTGATCAAGCTCTCGCTGTTCCTTTTCTTCTTCGTGTGGCTGCGAGCGACGTTCCCCCGCCTTCGCTATGACCAGCTCATGGCCTTCGGGTGGAAGGTCCTTCTGCCGTTATCGCTCCTCAATCTCGCGGTCACGGCGGTCGTCGTGGCGCTCACGGGATAA
- a CDS encoding NADH-quinone oxidoreductase subunit J translates to MTSSWPSGGRSFCRYRSSISRSRRSSWRSRDKAAMVEAILFTLFSLSAVAFSLGMVFRRNAVHCALHLVGVLLSLSGMFVLLHAQFIAAIQILVYAGAIMVLFLFVVMLLNVRGESPLLTPGAAKGFGFFFAFIAFVELLWIVLSRGGSEGLPEAVAALSPGFGSPAEIGRILYTTWLFPFEVTSILLMIAVVGAVVLAKRKFA, encoded by the coding sequence ATGACCAGCTCATGGCCTTCGGGTGGAAGGTCCTTCTGCCGTTATCGCTCCTCAATCTCGCGGTCACGGCGGTCGTCGTGGCGCTCACGGGATAAGGCGGCCATGGTCGAGGCGATCCTCTTCACGCTTTTCTCCCTGTCGGCGGTGGCGTTCTCGCTCGGGATGGTTTTTCGGAGAAATGCGGTTCATTGCGCGCTCCACCTGGTCGGCGTGCTTCTCTCCCTCTCCGGGATGTTCGTTCTGCTCCACGCCCAGTTCATCGCCGCGATCCAAATCCTCGTGTACGCGGGCGCGATCATGGTCCTCTTCCTCTTCGTGGTCATGCTCCTGAACGTGAGAGGGGAGAGCCCCCTGCTCACCCCGGGCGCGGCCAAAGGGTTCGGGTTTTTCTTCGCGTTCATCGCGTTCGTGGAGCTGCTCTGGATCGTCCTGTCGCGAGGCGGCTCGGAGGGACTTCCCGAGGCGGTGGCCGCCTTGTCTCCGGGCTTCGGATCGCCGGCGGAGATCGGACGAATCCTCTACACCACGTGGCTGTTCCCGTTCGAGGTGACTTCGATCCTGCTCATGATTGCGGTCGTCGGGGCCGTGGTCCTCGCGAAGCGGAAGTTCGCCTGA
- a CDS encoding NADH-quinone oxidoreductase subunit M, with the protein MTLTILGVPILTFLTFFPTVGALLILLLPSSKPRTVRVTAFLVSLFTFAASIPLFTLFDSTQRGMQFTEQSAWVPDLGITYHMGLDGISMLLILLTTLLTAVSILASFSAITTRVKAYMVTFLLLETGMIGVFVSLDLFLFYIFWEVMLIPMYLLIGVWGGPRRVYAAVKFILYTVAGSLVMLVGILKLYVAHHATTGVYTFDLLQLYDTALDPGTQLWLFGAFALAFAIKVPMFPFHTWLPDAHVEAPTAGSVILAGVLLKMGVYGFLRFAVPLFPEAAMTYTPWIIGLALIGIIYGALVAMVQRDVKKLVAYSSVSHLGFVMLGLFVWNVQGLSGGILQSINHGLSTGALFLAVGILYERRHTREIADFGGLSETLPWFAALFMIVCLSSIGLPGLNGFIGEFLVLLGAFRAWPLVSAIAAVGVILAAVYLLWMYQRVMFGPITHEKNRGLPDLTKREFWTLAPVILLIIWIGVYPNPFLRRLDVSVSELLGRVRTHTLSLKAPPASPSMAVPASAEGAK; encoded by the coding sequence ATGACCCTCACGATTCTGGGCGTGCCGATTCTCACGTTCCTGACGTTTTTCCCGACCGTGGGGGCGCTCCTCATCTTGCTGCTGCCATCCTCCAAGCCCCGAACGGTGCGCGTGACGGCGTTCCTCGTGTCGCTCTTCACGTTCGCCGCGTCGATACCGCTCTTCACCTTGTTCGATTCCACCCAACGCGGCATGCAGTTCACGGAGCAGTCGGCGTGGGTGCCTGATTTGGGGATCACCTACCACATGGGCCTGGACGGGATCAGTATGCTCCTGATCCTGCTCACGACCCTGCTCACGGCGGTATCCATCCTCGCCTCCTTCTCGGCGATCACGACGCGCGTGAAGGCCTACATGGTGACCTTCCTGCTCCTCGAGACCGGGATGATCGGCGTCTTCGTGTCGCTCGATCTCTTTCTCTTCTACATTTTCTGGGAAGTGATGCTCATCCCGATGTACCTCCTCATCGGGGTCTGGGGCGGTCCCCGGCGCGTCTACGCCGCGGTGAAGTTCATCCTGTACACCGTCGCGGGGAGCCTCGTCATGCTGGTCGGCATCCTCAAACTCTACGTCGCCCACCATGCCACGACGGGCGTCTACACGTTCGATCTGCTCCAGCTCTACGACACGGCTCTCGATCCTGGCACGCAGCTCTGGCTCTTCGGCGCCTTCGCCCTCGCCTTCGCGATCAAGGTTCCGATGTTTCCGTTCCATACGTGGCTCCCCGACGCCCATGTCGAGGCGCCCACTGCGGGAAGCGTGATCCTGGCGGGCGTGCTGCTCAAAATGGGGGTGTACGGATTCCTGCGATTCGCGGTGCCGCTCTTCCCGGAGGCGGCGATGACCTACACGCCCTGGATCATTGGGCTGGCGCTGATCGGGATCATCTACGGAGCTTTGGTCGCGATGGTCCAGCGCGACGTGAAAAAGCTGGTGGCCTATTCCTCCGTGAGCCACCTGGGGTTCGTCATGCTGGGGCTCTTCGTATGGAACGTGCAGGGCCTCTCCGGCGGAATCCTCCAGTCGATCAACCACGGGCTCTCGACGGGCGCCCTCTTCTTGGCGGTGGGGATCCTCTACGAGCGCCGCCACACGCGCGAGATCGCCGATTTCGGCGGGCTGTCCGAGACGTTGCCATGGTTCGCGGCGCTGTTCATGATCGTTTGTTTGTCCAGCATCGGCCTGCCGGGCCTGAACGGATTCATCGGGGAATTCCTGGTGCTCCTGGGCGCCTTCCGCGCGTGGCCGCTCGTGAGCGCGATCGCCGCCGTCGGGGTCATCCTCGCGGCGGTCTACCTGCTCTGGATGTACCAACGCGTGATGTTCGGGCCGATCACCCACGAGAAAAATCGCGGGCTGCCCGACCTCACGAAGCGCGAGTTCTGGACCCTCGCCCCGGTGATTCTCCTCATCATCTGGATCGGCGTGTATCCCAACCCGTTCCTTCGCAGGCTCGACGTCTCGGTCTCGGAGCTTCTGGGACGCGTCCGCACGCATACCTTGTCGCTGAAGGCGCCGCCCGCGTCGCCCTCGATGGCCGTCCCGGCGAGCGCCGAGGGGGCCAAGTGA
- a CDS encoding NADH-quinone oxidoreductase subunit N encodes MIEPLLIVCGVGFAILLLDLVLPHSKKHWTGTIALAGVAWAFVRAVGQWGLEQRGYADMVVLDDLATLFNLLFLASTFVTILLSEPFLRSETVEQPEYYALLLFCTAGMMLLASALDLITLFLGIEVLSISLYVLAGYRRGSDASNEAAMKYFLLGAFASAILLYGIALTYGATATTNLSKIAEALTTAEAAFPAGLLLAGMAMILIGFAFKVALVPFHMWTPDVYEGAPTPITAFMSAGPKAAAFAAFLRTFFVAFGPIHGDWNMLLSVIAALTMTVGNVAAIAQTNVKRMLAYSSIAHSGYVLIGLVAGGNAGGTGAIFYLLAYTAMNLGAFAVVILLEHRGVGGDELRDYAGLGFRYPLIGATLSLFMISLSGIPPTVGFVGKLYLFGAAVQTGHIPLAVIGVLNSAVSVFYYLRLLVLMYMREPGEVLPPIRVPAAIGAALLATSVATLGVGIFPGGWMEAARQGVRALFS; translated from the coding sequence ATGATCGAGCCGCTCCTCATCGTGTGCGGCGTCGGATTCGCGATCCTGCTTCTCGATCTCGTGCTGCCGCACTCGAAGAAACACTGGACCGGGACCATCGCCCTGGCGGGCGTGGCGTGGGCGTTCGTACGCGCGGTGGGGCAGTGGGGCCTGGAGCAGAGGGGCTACGCCGACATGGTGGTGCTGGACGACCTCGCGACCCTGTTCAACCTTCTTTTCCTCGCGAGCACCTTCGTGACCATCCTCCTCTCGGAACCCTTCCTCCGGTCGGAAACGGTGGAGCAGCCCGAGTACTACGCGCTCCTTCTCTTCTGCACGGCGGGGATGATGCTCCTCGCATCCGCGCTCGATCTGATCACGCTCTTCCTGGGGATCGAGGTGCTCTCGATCTCCCTCTACGTCCTGGCGGGCTACCGCCGGGGCTCGGATGCCTCGAACGAAGCCGCGATGAAGTATTTCCTCCTGGGCGCCTTCGCCTCCGCGATTCTGCTCTATGGTATCGCGCTCACCTACGGCGCGACCGCGACCACGAACCTGAGCAAGATCGCCGAGGCGCTCACGACGGCCGAGGCTGCGTTCCCGGCGGGGCTGCTCCTCGCCGGGATGGCGATGATCCTCATTGGATTCGCGTTCAAGGTGGCCCTCGTGCCGTTTCACATGTGGACGCCCGACGTGTACGAGGGCGCGCCCACTCCGATCACGGCGTTCATGTCGGCCGGCCCCAAGGCGGCAGCCTTCGCGGCGTTCCTCCGCACGTTCTTCGTCGCGTTCGGGCCGATCCACGGCGACTGGAACATGCTCCTCTCGGTGATCGCCGCGCTCACGATGACCGTGGGGAACGTGGCGGCGATCGCGCAGACGAACGTGAAGCGGATGCTTGCCTACTCGAGCATCGCTCACTCGGGCTATGTCCTGATCGGGCTGGTGGCGGGGGGAAACGCCGGGGGAACCGGCGCGATCTTCTATCTGCTCGCGTACACGGCCATGAATCTGGGCGCCTTCGCGGTCGTGATCCTCCTCGAGCACAGAGGCGTCGGCGGAGACGAGCTTCGCGACTACGCGGGACTCGGGTTCCGTTATCCCCTCATCGGCGCGACGCTCTCGCTCTTCATGATTTCTTTGTCTGGAATACCGCCCACGGTGGGGTTCGTGGGGAAGCTCTATCTCTTCGGCGCGGCCGTCCAGACGGGCCACATTCCGCTCGCCGTGATCGGCGTGCTGAACAGCGCGGTGTCGGTGTTCTATTACCTGCGCCTGCTCGTGCTGATGTACATGCGGGAGCCCGGGGAAGTGCTGCCCCCGATCCGGGTGCCAGCGGCCATCGGCGCCGCCCTCCTCGCGACGTCGGTCGCGACGCTCGGTGTGGGGATTTTCCCCGGGGGGTGGATGGAAGCCGCCCGCCAGGGCGTGCGGGCGCTGTTCAGTTAG
- the nuoK gene encoding NADH-quinone oxidoreductase subunit NuoK has protein sequence MDPNGVPTEYYQLVAALLFTIGIVGVLVRRNALIIFMSIELMLNAVNLSFVAFSRQYGQMDGQIFVFFVMAVAAAEVVVGLAILVAIFRNRETASVDDVHLLKG, from the coding sequence ATGGATCCGAACGGCGTTCCTACCGAGTATTACCAGCTCGTCGCGGCCCTTCTGTTCACGATCGGGATCGTCGGAGTGTTGGTTCGCCGGAACGCGCTCATCATCTTCATGTCGATCGAGCTGATGTTGAACGCGGTGAACCTGAGCTTCGTCGCCTTCTCGAGGCAGTACGGCCAGATGGACGGGCAGATCTTCGTCTTCTTCGTGATGGCGGTCGCCGCGGCGGAAGTGGTGGTCGGCCTCGCGATCCTGGTCGCCATTTTCCGAAATCGTGAGACCGCGAGCGTGGACGATGTCCACCTCCTGAAAGGATAG
- a CDS encoding pyridoxal phosphate-dependent aminotransferase, with the protein MNVSTRGTKAQASPIRRLAPYADQAVRSGRKVYYLNIGQPDIPTPEIVMERLRTYPGKYVPYSPSGGIPEFVEAMSRYYAQHGLEVAPKEMITTVGGSEALQFAFWALFNPGDEVILFEPFYTNYATMALLAGVDVKPIPCDGRTGYHLPPIEAIERAAGPRTKGILLCAPSNPTGTAYTAAEVDAICDLAKRRDLWIITDEAYREFIYDGMKHESPMTRPAVAERVVLVDSISKRLNMCGARVGTLVSKNPAVREAALKFAQARLSPPTLGQWAAAVIDKVPASYTQGVVAEYRKRRDLVLDGLAGIAGAFARKPEGAFYLMAELPVTDAEEFVIWMLKEYKQDNATVMVAPGDGFYATPGRGKNEIRFAYVLECDALRKSMDILKGALEAYPVKVAR; encoded by the coding sequence ATGAACGTCTCGACCCGAGGCACCAAGGCCCAGGCATCCCCGATCCGACGCTTGGCCCCCTACGCCGATCAGGCGGTGAGGAGCGGCAGGAAGGTCTATTACCTGAACATCGGCCAGCCCGACATCCCGACCCCCGAGATCGTGATGGAGCGGCTCAGGACCTACCCGGGGAAATACGTGCCGTACAGCCCCTCGGGCGGAATTCCCGAATTCGTGGAGGCGATGTCGCGCTACTACGCGCAGCACGGCCTCGAGGTCGCACCGAAGGAGATGATCACCACGGTCGGCGGAAGCGAGGCGCTCCAGTTCGCGTTCTGGGCGCTCTTCAACCCGGGCGACGAGGTAATCCTCTTCGAGCCCTTCTACACGAACTACGCCACGATGGCCCTCCTGGCAGGGGTCGACGTGAAGCCGATCCCCTGCGACGGGAGGACCGGGTACCACCTCCCGCCGATCGAGGCGATCGAGCGGGCGGCCGGCCCCCGCACGAAGGGGATTCTTCTTTGCGCGCCCTCGAACCCGACCGGGACGGCCTACACCGCGGCCGAAGTGGACGCGATCTGCGATCTCGCGAAGCGCCGCGATCTCTGGATCATCACCGACGAGGCCTATCGCGAGTTCATCTACGACGGCATGAAGCACGAGAGCCCGATGACGCGGCCCGCCGTGGCGGAGCGGGTGGTCCTCGTGGATTCGATCTCGAAGCGGCTCAACATGTGCGGCGCCCGGGTGGGAACCTTGGTCTCGAAGAACCCGGCGGTGCGCGAGGCCGCGCTCAAGTTCGCCCAGGCGCGGCTGAGCCCGCCCACCTTGGGCCAATGGGCGGCCGCGGTGATCGACAAGGTGCCCGCCTCGTACACGCAGGGCGTCGTCGCCGAGTATCGGAAACGGCGCGATCTCGTTCTCGACGGCCTGGCCGGGATCGCGGGCGCGTTCGCGCGAAAACCGGAGGGGGCGTTCTACCTCATGGCCGAGCTGCCGGTCACGGACGCGGAAGAGTTCGTGATCTGGATGCTCAAGGAATACAAGCAGGACAACGCGACGGTCATGGTCGCGCCGGGGGACGGTTTTTACGCCACGCCGGGTCGCGGGAAGAACGAGATCCGCTTCGCCTACGTGCTCGAATGCGACGCGCTCCGCAAGTCGATGGACATCCTGAAGGGCGCGCTCGAGGCCTACCCGGTGAAGGTGGCGCGGTAG